Proteins from a single region of Platichthys flesus chromosome 16, fPlaFle2.1, whole genome shotgun sequence:
- the psmd3 gene encoding 26S proteasome non-ATPase regulatory subunit 3, which produces MKETAAKKRDKAGGRDTKAEKPKAPEPQDVEMPEVELTGAAKVKEQDSLTLEDIKEHVKQIEKAVSGKEPRFVLRALRALPSTSRRLNTNVVHKAVCGFFTNNVATRDFLLGFLEEPMEMVDGDVQFRPRTGKAASASLLPEVEAYLQLLLVVHLTNNKRYMEAQKVSDDLLQKIGSKNRRALDLVAAKCYYYHARVYEFLKQFDTIRSFLHTRLRTATLRHDADGQAVLLNLLLRNYLHFNLYDQAEKLVSKSVFPELANNNEWARYLYYTGRIKAIQLEYSEARRTLTNALRKAPQHTAVGFKQTVHKLLIVVELLLGEIPDRLQFRQPSLKRSLMPYFLLTQAVRTGNLAKFNQALDQFGEKFQTDGTYTLIIRLRHNVIKTGVRMISLSYSRISLADIALKLQLDSPEDAEFIVAKAIRDGVIEASINHEKGFVQSKETMDIYGTREPQLAFHQRISFCLDIHNMSVKAMRFPPKAYNKDLESAEERREREQQDLEFAKEMAEDDDDSFP; this is translated from the exons ACATTAAGGAGCATGTGAAGCAGATCGAGAAGGCGGTGTCGGGGAAGGAGCCTCGGTTCGTTCTACGTGCCCTGCGTGCGTTACCGTCAACCAGCCGACGTCTCAACACCAACGTGGTGCATAAAGCCGTGTGTGGCTTCTTCACCAACAACGTGGCCACCAGAGACTTCCTGCTGGGCTtcctggaggag ccgATGGAGATGGTGGACGGGGACGTCCAGTTTCGGCCGAGGACGGGTAAAGCAGCTTCTGCTTCACTGCTGCCGGAGGTGGAGGCttacctgcagctgctgctggtggttcaTCTGACCAATAACAAGAGATACATGGAG GCTCAGAAGGTGTCGGACGACCTGCTGCAGAAGATCGGCTCGAAGAACCGCAGAGCTCTGGACCTGGTCGCTGCtaagtgttattattatcatgccAGAGTGTATGAGTTCCTCAAGCAGTTTGACACCATACGCAG TTTCCTCCACACTCGCCTTCGGACAGCGACTCTGCGCCACGACGCCGACGGCCAGGCCGTGCTCCTCAACCTGCTGCTGAGGAACTACCTGCACTTCAACCTGTACGACCAGGCCGAGAAGCTGGTGTCCAAGTCGGTGTTTCCTGAACTCGCCAACAATAACGAGTGGGCCCGATACCTGTACTACACAG GTCGTATCAAGGCGATTCAGTTGGAGTACTCGGAGGCCCGCAGGACTTTGACCAACGCTCTGAGGAAAGCTCCCCAACACACAGCAGTGGGATTCAAACAGACG GTCCACAAGCTGCTGATCGTAGTGGAGCTGCTGTTGGGAGAGATTCCTGACAGACTTCAGTTCAGACAACCTTCACTCAAAAGATCCCTGATGCCGTACTTCCTGCTCACACAGG CTGTGAGAACAGGTAACCTGGCGAAGTTCAACCAGGCGTTGGATCAGTTTGGGGAGAAGTTCCAGACGGACGGGACGTACACGCTCATCATCCGCCTGAGACACAACGTCATTAAGACCG gtgtacGTATGATCAGCCTGTCGTACTCTCGTATCTCATTGGCCGACATCgctctgaagctgcagctcgaCAGTCCTGAGGACGCAGAGTTCATCGTCGCCAAG GCGATCCGTGACGGAGTGATCGAGGCGAGCATCAACCACGAGAAAGGTTTTGTCCAATCAAAAGAGACCATGGACATCTATGGCACCAGAGAGCCTCAGCTGGCATTTCACCAGAGAATCTCCTTCTGCCTGGATATACACAACATGTCTGTGAAG gCCATGAGGTTTCCTCCCAAAGCTTACAACAAAGACCTGGAGTCAGCcgag GAGCGTCGGGAACGTGAGCAGCAGGACCTGGAGTTTGCAAAAGAAATGGCTGAAGACGATGACGACAGTTTCCCGTGA